The following coding sequences are from one Triticum dicoccoides isolate Atlit2015 ecotype Zavitan unplaced genomic scaffold, WEW_v2.0 scaffold167440, whole genome shotgun sequence window:
- the LOC119344387 gene encoding zinc finger protein ZAT12-like: protein MTKRFAFEEKEMARMLLLVSREQAMSTPMPTAVHGDRAPERVFVCKTCDRVFPSFQALGGHRASHKKPRPDDGSDLKPKLHGCSVCGLEFAIGQALGGHMRRHRPMAAGGGGGVMAMTPPIEAIKMHGDSSDDAVVGMKRGLWLDLNHPPCDEYGAGNESEDECGHDRATAGYTFHQFLDTGTMAVDCV, encoded by the coding sequence ATGACGAAGAGGTTTGCTTTCGAGGAGAAGGAGATGGCGCGCATGCTGCTGCTGGTGTCACGGGAGCAGGCGATGTCCACGCCGATGCCGACGGCAGTACACGGTGACCGCGCCCCGGAGCGGGTGTTCGTGTGCAAGACGTGCGACCGCGTGTTCCCATCGTTCCAAGCGCTGGGCGGGCACCGGGCCAGCCACAAGAAGCCACGGCCGGACGACGGCAGCGACCTCAAGCCCAAGCTGCACGGATGCTCTGTCTGCGGGCTGGAGTTCGCCATCGGCCAGGCGCTCGGTGGACACATGCGGCGCCACCGTCCCATGgccgccggcggaggcggcggtgtcaTGGCCATGACGCCACCGATCGAAGCGATCAAGATGCACGGCGACAGCAGCGACGACGCCGTTGTCGGCATGAAGCGTGGGCTGTGGCTCGACCTGAACCATCCACCTTGCGATGAGTACGGCGCCGGCAACGAGAGCGAGGACGAGTGCGGCCACGACAGAGCTACCGCCGGGTACACGTTCCACCAGTTCCTGGATACCGGCACCATGGCGGTTGACTGCGTCTAG